A section of the Hemibagrus wyckioides isolate EC202008001 linkage group LG04, SWU_Hwy_1.0, whole genome shotgun sequence genome encodes:
- the LOC131352359 gene encoding protein PIGBOS1 yields the protein MFSRRIPFNQIAFATVLGVGGGIYIYRPMFEPQRRKTSAGNEAGTENKELNNTEK from the coding sequence ATGTTTTCCAGACGGATCCCCTTCAATCAGATCGCCTTCGCGACGGTGCTGGGAGTCGGAGGAGGAATTTACATCTACAGACCCATGTTCGAGCCTCAGAGAAGAAAGACCAGTGCTGGAAATGAAGCTGGGACTGAAAATAAAGAACTAAATAACACGGAGAAGTGA